Within Mucilaginibacter inviolabilis, the genomic segment GAAAACGTGGCCACCCTGCTCGGCGCTTGGAAATATGCCTATCAGCACAACGGCTGGACTGTGGTAAACTATCAAAAAATAAGCTCCTGGGGCTTTCTCGTGATCGTAAGCTTTATTATAGTGGCCGAGTTGAAGATGCTGAAAAGCGGTGTTAAAAAGTCTGTCGCGCCTATTACAGACGCGGTGCATTATTAATATTAATTATGCAGAGGGAGATATCCTATTTTTTCGAATCCAATCAGGACCTACGAAGTTTTAAAAACTTAGTAGGTCTTTGAATATCGACTATAAACCTATATGTAACATTTTTGATGTTTGATTAACAGCAATAATAAGCTCCATACCCTACCGTTCCTGTTGTAAACCCCTTTCGCTATACGACATGAATAAACAATTCAGCCAGGTTAAAATACGGTATAATACCGATAGCAATGGTCAGGATCAATGCTGGCGCCTGATCCTCGACGGTGATGAAATATTGGTTGAATCGGTACAGATTAACGCGCCGGTTTTTACCTCCCGTGATTGGATCGAAGCTGTTGGCAAATTTAAACACCACATCTCCGTAAGCGATTGCCTCGTGCAAATCGACGAAGAAGGCGCTGCTCTGATATCGGCTAAAACCGCTTAAGGCTTTTTACTTAACCAAATCCTGTTAAACAATAATTTTTCGCTTTCTTTTGGGTTAACTGTTAGCTTGATGTTATAAAAGCCCTCTTTGGGAAAATTAAACACACCGATTGAGTTATTTACAAATTCATCGGTATAACTATCGTGCGGCTCCACAACCACTTTTCCGGTTGGTTTTAATGATGCCGACAAATTTTGATCACCTGCGCTAATGTTTACGGGCATGCCGCTTTTTGAATCATTATGGTAGGATAAATCTGCCTGATAAGTTCCGGGAGCCGGTATATATACCTGCCAGCTAAGCGTTCCACTTTTATCAATAACCAAGTGAGTAGGACGTACGCCATCAAAGGCTACCTTTTTATACGTTTGTGTTTTTTCAGAAACGTTATCGCCTTTCAAGGCTAATCCTCCAAAAGTTGATTCAGCTACTGCTTTTTCATCCAATTTTACCGGCTGGGCATATTGTAAAGCAATTACCGATACAAAATGATCCCCGGCAACCTCGGGCAATTGGATATGCGTATACGGGCCGGTTTGTGTAAAGTTTAAGGCAACTCTACCAGCATCCGTTATCAGCTCGGCTTTTTCGGGTTTTGACAAAATACCGGTTAAGCGTAATATTTTATCCAATGGCCAGTTGTACACCTGCAGATAAACCATCTGTTTGTTATCCAGTTTTTTGGTGGTTATCCTTCCCCAATCATGCTGATCTGGTCGTAATTGCAAACCGGTGCATCCATAAACAGATTCTCCGTTTTTGGATAACCAGGCGCCCATATCATTCAATCGGGTTTGATCTTCGTACGGAACGGCTCCATCTGCCCGGGGGCCGATATTTAAGGTAAATCCTCCGTTGAGGCTAACATTGCCTATCAAAGACTGCAGCAACTGACTGGTAGATTTATACTCATTTTCCAATGCGTTATATCCCCATGAATTGGCAATTGTTCCGGATGTTTCCCAAGGATGATTGGTATAAGCTGCGCCCAACTGATTATCGCCCATCGTTTCGAAATCAATACCAGGAGTATTTGCCGGTAAGCCCAGTCTGGAATTGATGAGGCAATTTGGCTGTAATTCATGTATCAGTTTGATCACCTGATCCAACTGCTCTTTTTTCACAATGGTTGTTTTATAATCAACCCACATATCAAACCAGATCATGGCAATGTCGCCATAATTGGTTAGCAGTTCGCGCAGCTGTGGTAAAACCTTTCCCTGCCAGTATTTATTGTATTGCTCGTCCGTAATACGGCCGGTTATTTCCTGGTTATGATCCCAGCCGTCCGGATGCTCCCAATCTAACCAATGCGAATAGTAAAAACCCAGCTTCATGCCATGTTTTTTGCAGGCAGCAGCCAATTCCTTCAGTACATCCCTGTTGGTACCGCTGAGTTTACTTAAATTATGATCACTTACTTTGGAGTCCCAAATGGCTATCCCATCATGATGTTTGGCGGTAATGAGGATATATTTCATTCCGGCCTTTTTAGCCAGGATTACCCATTGTTCTGGGTCTATTTTATTCCAGTCAAACCGTTTAGCTAGTTTCACATATTCATCTTCGGATATGCGGTTGCGGTAGCGGATCCATTCCGCATAATTATTGCCATTTCTCAGGCGTTCGCCCTCCCATATCCCTTCGGCCGCGCTATACAATCCCCAGTGAATAAACATACCGAAACGGGCATCGGTAAACCATTTAACTTTTTCGCTATTAGTTGGTACAGACTGAGCACTAACAGCACCTATAAAAGAAAAAAATAACAACAAGGCCAATAATGTACGTTTCAGCATTTTCCTGATGAGTATGTATTTAACAATTAAAACCGTTTATAATGTTTATAAAAGTAATGATCGTTTACAGTTCAAAATTTCAGGCATTTATCATTTGATTGAGCGAAATTGGCACAAAAGACGGATCCGTACAGATAGATGGAAAACGTATCGACCTGATAGCGGCTAAGATTTAAGCCGCCCCAATCTCTGCTTTATCATCGTAACCCAGTTGCAGGTCATCTGCTATCCGGTTGGCCGTGGGTCTGCTCCGGAGAAGAATAAGCATCAGCACAACCGATATGAACAAGTAAAATAAATTAGCACTTAACATAAAAACTACGATACTAAAAAGTGATGACCCATTCAGCAAAGCTGCTTTGGTGATAAAAGCAGTTTGGTAACCAGTCACTTTACTTTGCAGATCAGTTTTTTGTGATAAGCGTTCGATTTGTTTTTTAAATAAAAAGAAGCCCGCGACAATACAACCGAAAGCCAAGGCAGGGACAACAAAGAAAAAAACATCTTTGGTATCCCTGGCATTAAAATATAGAGCTCGTGTGCCTGTGGCAACTACAACGCCTGCAAATAACACTTGCCCGGCAAGTAAGGCGCCGTGTATAATTTTCGCGGTTTTAACAACAGCAACGGGACTTTGCTGTACAGGTGTGTAGTTGTTCATTTTTGCGACTGATTTAGTACTGCATTATACAAAATTCCGTCTCATTATTATCGTTATTTTCAGGAATTAATTTAAATATACGTTTGCACATCAGGACTTATTTTATCCAGGTAAATATCTGGCTGGATGATCACAAAATGGATCAAGCCATACTCATCCTTTACCCGGTTACGGATTCGCGAGATAGCTTCATTAAGCTGCCCGGTATCCAGGTTAGGTTTAAATGCGATGATGAGCATGAGTAATATTTCGCTTGGCGATTGATAGGTTGACAGGATGTGCATCAGCTTCAACACATCGGCATCATGCTCCACAATTTCGGTAATCCTGGTTTTGGTTTGCTGGCTTATCCCCTCGCCCATTAATAAACTGCGGCTCTCACGTGCCAGTATAACAGATACCCCAACAAGCAACAAGCCTACCAGTAAGGAGGCCACACCATCCAGATAATCGAGGTGATAGTGGTGCCCGATGAACAGGCAGGTCATCACGATAAACAAGCCGATAACGGCCGCGCCATCTTCAAAGAGTACCAGGAAAGTGGATGGATCTTTACTATTGGTGATGGCCTGCCACCAGGTTTGATTGCCCCGTAATTTATTAAACTCCTTTGCCGATATCATGAACGAAGTTCCTTCGAACAAGATAGAAGAACAAAGCACCACATAACTCCAGGTTGGGTTACCCGGCACATCGGGTTTGATGATATGGTTAATACCCTGATAAATAGAAACACCGCCTCCCAAACCAAAAATAAGTATAGATACGATGAACGAATAAAAATATAATTCTTTGCCATAGCCAAAGGGGTGCCTGGCATCGGGCTTCTTTTTACTTTGGTGCAAACCCAACAAAAGCAGCAATTGATTAGCTGTATCAACAACCGAATGCACACCTTCGGCAATCATGGCGGCGCTGTTACTCACCACACCTGCCACAAATTTGGTTACAGCTATCAGCAAATTAGCCGCAAGCGCACTATAAATAGATTTTTTTGACGACGCCATACCCTATCCCTAATGCTTATAGCTGCTATTTGTTTCAATTAAAAGAAATCCACTGTTTTGAGAAGCTAAACGACTCAGCACATGACAATAACAAACTCATTATCAATAAAATGAATTACTGTTTTCGAATTCATTGAAACCATATTGGATTAGCAATGTTATCATATTAGTTAATTTATAAAACATTAAAGAAATTAATTATGAAAAATTCAAGAATAACAGCAGCGGCCATTGCATTCACATTTGCGGCTTCTGTGGTGTTTGCCGGTAATCACAAGGCTGATAATCTGCAAAAAACTAATGGATTGAATATAAAGACAGCCTCTGTGGTTACAGATACCATTCCGGATAAGAAGAAGAAAAAAGCACCAAAAGCGCCAACCCCGGCACCAAATCCTACACCAAGCCCTACGGATCCAACTAATCCAAGCCCTACACCTATGCCAACTCCAAGTCCAAATCCTAGTCCTAACCCAACACCTACACCAATGCCAAGTCCAACGCCTTCGCCTTCTCCAAATCCGTCACCAAGTCCAAGCCCTACACCAACACCAACACGCCCGGTTCAATAGTTTAATAAAGATTACTATAGAGCAAAAAGGCCCACTGTGTTTCCACAACGGGCCTTTTAAATATGGTGGAATGCAATCAATTGTGGATGATGCAGGACTATGTATTTCTGATTAACTTAAATATGAGATGAAAACCCGTCTTAATTGCTTACAAACGTATAAGGCAAATTGGTGAATGTGCCCGATAATATTTGTTGTACGTTAATGGATATAATATTACCGTTCTGGTCTTTATTAACTTGCTTGGAGGTAAATGAATAAGTACCGGTGATTACTTTTTTAACAGAATCGATAGCGGTTGTAGTAACTGAGCCTGATCCTGGGTCTACAGTGCCTATCTGGGTAAAATTACCATTAATTAATGCCTGGGTATAATAAGCCAGTTGAACGTTGTTAGTAGCGTCAACTTTATAAGTTGCAAACGGGAAACCAGCGGTATTTATGCTATTTGGCACAGCTACGCTGATGGTTACTTTTTGCTGTAAAGCTATGCCGCTAACAGAAAAAGTCTTGGTTTTGGTGGCAGAATTATAGGTGATAGCAGCGCTTACCGTATCCGGATTCCACGCAGTACCGTTAATATTAGCAGACAGTATTTTATCGGAAATAGTAGAAGCAGAAGTAGTTACGTCCTTTTTACAGCTTTGGATACATATAGCTGATAAAAGTAACAGCATCAATAGTTGAGTTTTCTTCATATATAAATTTTATGCAAATAACGCTTTTTACGAAGTAATAATTACAACCGAAGTTGCTTTTTTCACATATTTTAACATTCTGCAGGGGTACAGTATGTAATTGAAGTTCGCAAATTATAAAACAATTGATTTTAATTAAGCATATTAGGCCTTAAAAATTTTAAACATGATTAACGTAAACGAATATTTTGAAGGCGCAGTTAAGTCGCTGGCTTACACAACCGGGCAGGGCCGCAGTACTGTTGGTGTTATTGAAAAAGGCGAATATGAATTTGGTACATCGAGCCATGAAACCATGACCGTTATTGAAGGCCGACTGGATGCTTTATTACCTGGTGAAACTAACTGGCAATCATTTACCGCCGGGCAAAAGTTTGAGGTAGATGCCAACACCGTATTTAAAGTTAAAACAGAAGTACAAAGCTCATACCTGTGCACCTACCGGTAAAACCACCTTGTTGATAACCTGCAGAATAACGAGGTAAAAATAAAAAGGACATTATTTGTAATTATAGAGCTGATGTTTTATCTAATTACAAAAACATACCAACCATTTAAATGGTTAACCTAAACATCAATACCAATAATTAAAAAACAATGGATACTTCACTTATTACTACCAGTACCTCTTTAGAGGGTTATCGCGTTACCAGGCATTTAGGCGTTGTTAGAGGCATTACCGTACGCAGTCGAAGCGCACTTGGTAATATTGCAGGTGGCTTTCAATCACTTTTTGGCGGCAGGCTTTCTATTTATGTGGAGCTATGTGAAAACGCCCGTGAAGAGGCTTTTCAGCTTTTGGTACAGCATGCACAGGCTTTGGGCGCTAATGGCATTATCAATATGCGTTATGATGCCAACGAAGTGATGCAGGGCATTACCGAAGTGCTGGCCTACGGCACTGCCGTAGTAGTTGAAAAAGTGTAAAACCGATATATGTTTTGTTCAAGAAAGGAGCGACGATCAATTGTCGCTCTTTTTTTCGCCCATAATAATGCCGGGGAGAAACAAAAAAACCGGCCATAGGCCGGTTTATATAAAACAAGATCAAAAATATCTGTTCATTTAATTAAAATACGATAGCGGGATAGTCTTCCACATACCGTTAGCCAGATGACCAATCAATAATTCGTAAACCAGGTAAACCGGCCAAAACAAATAGTGTATCAACAGCAATATCAACGAGTGGTTATAATACCAGCTGATCATCAGCGTGTACAAGCCTAATACAAGGTATAATATACTGGTTTCTCTTTTCTTCATTATTATTTTAAGCTAATGTAATAATTCGGCTTAATTAGTACAATTTTTCATGTTGTAAATTACACTATAATCGGCATTTGTATTGGTTTGCTCTCTGCCGGTTTTGGCATCATAGCTATAGGGCTTTTGAGCAAGGGCATTTCCCCTTAACTGAAATTCCACATTCATACTATCCTTTGAACCTTCCTGTGTAAAGATCCACACAGCTTTGATGGCGTTACCGGATAGCTTCCCGGTGATAGTTCCCTTACGGGCGTCTTTTTCTTTCGGAAGCCAGCTCATTTTTCCCGTTACCGCATCGCCATTGATAAGCATATTGACCATGGTGGTATCCTGAGCCTGTTTGCCATCGGTATGGTAAAAGCAATATTGCATGTTTACCATAGGTGCATCGGCCTCATTGGCCAGCATTGTATCTTTTTTACCGCCTGTATCCAGTTTATCAGTGGTATTGCTATGGTTGCCTGAGCATGAGGCAGCCATCATCCCTGCTACCAGCAGGCATAGGTTTATTTTTATGGCCATTTATAAATATCGATATATCATATGACAAATTAAACAGCAAAAGGTTCAATACCGCTTTGTGATATTTACAAACTGATTTACAAATAGTTACAACAAAAATCTACAACATACCAGCGCATAAGCCCACTATGGTGTGCAGAAATGGCATAAATTGGAAAAACTAATGGAGATGAATTACAATGGTTATGCAGTGTAAACAATACCTGTTACACTACATAAATTGTAAATTGGAGTTTATACTTTCTTTTCGGGCGGAGTTGATACAATCTCGCCAAATTCATTAACATAAGCCAGCATGCTTTCGAGGTCGCCGCCACTGCTGTTTTGCTGACGCTCCTGTTTACGCAGTTCTTTTTCTTCTTTCTTTTTTTGCCTGTTTTTTTCGAGCTGTTTTTTCATGAAGGTTGCTTGCGATTTAGCCATATTGATTAAAAATTTAGTTAAACAATGTGCTATTCCCGGTTAAAACCTGTAAAACCCTATCAACTGAACAAAAAGTTCTACACAAAACATGCATGAAGAGGAGGATCATCAATTTAATTTCCGGGCAGCAACGGTATCAGCGGGGATAAAAATGAACCCTGGTCAACAAGGATTGATTAGCGGTGGCTATATGGGAAATAGCAGTAAATTTTCCGTTTGTGATACAAATATACGATTTTTTAGCAAAATCCACGCATGTACCCTCCCGATAGTTTGAGACCTCTGGCCCCGGCTACAGCACTTCCAAATCCAAACTCACAACTTTTTTTTATATTGCTGCCTCAAACCCCAATTACCTATTATGAAACGCAGAAACTTTGTACAAAACTCTGTATTGGCAGGCGCATCATTACTCACCACCGGACTTTTAAAAACTGATCCCGCAGCAGCAGCCGAGATCACTTCCCCTGATACCGGTAAACCTTTTCATTTAAATTACGGCATTCATGACGGCATGTTTAAAAATCATGCCGGCGACGATTTTATTGATCAGATCAAGTTTGCTTATGATCAGGGCTTTCGTAGCATAGAAGATAATGGGATGGCCCACCGACCGGCTGATCAGCAGAAAAAAATTGGTGATACACTGGCCAAATTAGGAATGGCTATGGGCGTGTTTGTACAGCCGGGGCTAGGTAATGATTCCAACCTGTTAGCATCGGGCAAAGCCGATTATCTCGATAAATTCATAGCCAGTTGTAAAGAGGCTGTTGAAGTAGCCAAACGCATCAACGGAAAACTGGTTACCGTAGTTCCCGGTGATTTTGTGCGCAACCTGCCTATCGGCGTACAAACGGGTAATGTAATTGAAGCCATCAAAAAAGGCACCGCCATTATTGAGCCTCATGGCCTGGTAATGGTACTGGAGCCTTTAAGCGATAACCCCGACCTGTTTTTACGCACACCAGACCAGGCTTATGCCATTTGTAAGGCAGTTGGTAGTCCTTCGTGTAAAATTTTATATGACATGTACCATGTGCAGCGCAACCAGGGCAATATCATCCCTACGCTTGATTGGGTTTATGATGAAATTGGCTATTACCAGATTGGCGATAACCCCGGCCGAAAAGAGCCAGGTACAGGCGAAGTCAACTACAAAAACATATTCAAACACATTTATGATAAAGGATACAGGGGTGTATTGGGTATGGAACATGGCACTGCAGGCGCTGGTAAAGAGGGTGAACTGGCCCTGATTAAAGCATACCGTGAAGCTGATAGTTTTATATAGAAAACCGCCATCACAAATAATGAATTTGAAAACGCCTAAGCGCCTAGTCCTGGCTATCATCAGCTTACTGTTTACCGCCCACTTTGTAAAAGCTCAGGATACGCTGTTTGCCCGCAAAATGGTTGATACTTTAACCTCGCCTTACTTTTGGGGACGTGGTTATACCAAAGATGGCGCACATCGTGCAGCCAATTTTTTAGCTGCGCAGTTTAAGGCTTATGGTGTAAAACCCATGGATGGCAAAAATTACATGCAGGAGTTCAGCTACCCGGTAAATACCTTTCCGGGTAAAATGAAGGTAGTAATCAATGGTACAGAACTCAGGCCCGGTATAGATTACATTGTGAGTCCCGACAGTAAGGGCCTAACCGCTACAGGCAAGCTGGATCAAATTGATAGCACACACTTTGTCGATAAGGAAAATCGGGTGGTTTTATCAATTGAAGATAAACTCACCTGGTCTGTAGAAGGTAAAACGCTTGATTATACACTGATACAAATGGATAAAAAGTTGGTAAAACAAAGACCGGCAACTATTCAGATCGATATTGAAAACCAGCTGATCCCTGATTTTAGAACGGCAAACATCTGTGGAATTGTCAAGGGCACTTCTAAGCCCGACTCGGTACTGGTTATCACCGCACATTACGATCATCTGGGCGGCATGGGTAGCAATACCTATT encodes:
- a CDS encoding alpha-L-fucosidase yields the protein MLKRTLLALLLFFSFIGAVSAQSVPTNSEKVKWFTDARFGMFIHWGLYSAAEGIWEGERLRNGNNYAEWIRYRNRISEDEYVKLAKRFDWNKIDPEQWVILAKKAGMKYILITAKHHDGIAIWDSKVSDHNLSKLSGTNRDVLKELAAACKKHGMKLGFYYSHWLDWEHPDGWDHNQEITGRITDEQYNKYWQGKVLPQLRELLTNYGDIAMIWFDMWVDYKTTIVKKEQLDQVIKLIHELQPNCLINSRLGLPANTPGIDFETMGDNQLGAAYTNHPWETSGTIANSWGYNALENEYKSTSQLLQSLIGNVSLNGGFTLNIGPRADGAVPYEDQTRLNDMGAWLSKNGESVYGCTGLQLRPDQHDWGRITTKKLDNKQMVYLQVYNWPLDKILRLTGILSKPEKAELITDAGRVALNFTQTGPYTHIQLPEVAGDHFVSVIALQYAQPVKLDEKAVAESTFGGLALKGDNVSEKTQTYKKVAFDGVRPTHLVIDKSGTLSWQVYIPAPGTYQADLSYHNDSKSGMPVNISAGDQNLSASLKPTGKVVVEPHDSYTDEFVNNSIGVFNFPKEGFYNIKLTVNPKESEKLLFNRIWLSKKP
- a CDS encoding cation diffusion facilitator family transporter encodes the protein MASSKKSIYSALAANLLIAVTKFVAGVVSNSAAMIAEGVHSVVDTANQLLLLLGLHQSKKKPDARHPFGYGKELYFYSFIVSILIFGLGGGVSIYQGINHIIKPDVPGNPTWSYVVLCSSILFEGTSFMISAKEFNKLRGNQTWWQAITNSKDPSTFLVLFEDGAAVIGLFIVMTCLFIGHHYHLDYLDGVASLLVGLLLVGVSVILARESRSLLMGEGISQQTKTRITEIVEHDADVLKLMHILSTYQSPSEILLMLIIAFKPNLDTGQLNEAISRIRNRVKDEYGLIHFVIIQPDIYLDKISPDVQTYI
- a CDS encoding pyrimidine/purine nucleoside phosphorylase, with translation MINVNEYFEGAVKSLAYTTGQGRSTVGVIEKGEYEFGTSSHETMTVIEGRLDALLPGETNWQSFTAGQKFEVDANTVFKVKTEVQSSYLCTYR
- a CDS encoding YbjQ family protein gives rise to the protein MDTSLITTSTSLEGYRVTRHLGVVRGITVRSRSALGNIAGGFQSLFGGRLSIYVELCENAREEAFQLLVQHAQALGANGIINMRYDANEVMQGITEVLAYGTAVVVEKV
- a CDS encoding hydroxypyruvate isomerase family protein, with protein sequence MKRRNFVQNSVLAGASLLTTGLLKTDPAAAAEITSPDTGKPFHLNYGIHDGMFKNHAGDDFIDQIKFAYDQGFRSIEDNGMAHRPADQQKKIGDTLAKLGMAMGVFVQPGLGNDSNLLASGKADYLDKFIASCKEAVEVAKRINGKLVTVVPGDFVRNLPIGVQTGNVIEAIKKGTAIIEPHGLVMVLEPLSDNPDLFLRTPDQAYAICKAVGSPSCKILYDMYHVQRNQGNIIPTLDWVYDEIGYYQIGDNPGRKEPGTGEVNYKNIFKHIYDKGYRGVLGMEHGTAGAGKEGELALIKAYREADSFI
- a CDS encoding M28 family metallopeptidase, translating into MNLKTPKRLVLAIISLLFTAHFVKAQDTLFARKMVDTLTSPYFWGRGYTKDGAHRAANFLAAQFKAYGVKPMDGKNYMQEFSYPVNTFPGKMKVVINGTELRPGIDYIVSPDSKGLTATGKLDQIDSTHFVDKENRVVLSIEDKLTWSVEGKTLDYTLIQMDKKLVKQRPATIQIDIENQLIPDFRTANICGIVKGTSKPDSVLVITAHYDHLGGMGSNTYFPGANDNASGVTQLLSLAKYYGAHPQRYSMAFICFSGEEAGLLGSKYFTDNPLIPLKDIRFLINLDLDGTGIEGITVVNATIYPKEFAALKQINSQGNYLVKVNPRGKAANSDHYYFTEKGVPAFFIYTLGGIKAYHDVFDISKTLPLTEYADLFKLILKFNSSLMTKQRATISSVN